A section of the Subtercola frigoramans genome encodes:
- a CDS encoding HIT family protein: MTAQFGDGEFAGDDEFVGVEITDSSVLAGVPDEFQRLWTPHRMVYIQNGTQPEKHECPFCIAPTLSDEEALIVARGEHAYVLLNLFPYNSGHLLVCPYRHVSMYDQASDAEVAEIASLTQTAMRVLAAVSRNDGYNIGMNQGRVAGAGIADHLHQHIVPRWANDANFFPIIAKTKALPQLLGEVRASIAAAWPTAG; the protein is encoded by the coding sequence ATGACAGCACAGTTTGGCGACGGCGAATTCGCTGGTGACGACGAATTCGTTGGGGTCGAAATCACGGATTCCAGCGTTCTGGCCGGCGTACCCGACGAGTTCCAACGGCTCTGGACGCCTCACCGCATGGTGTACATCCAGAACGGTACGCAGCCCGAGAAACACGAGTGCCCGTTCTGCATCGCACCCACGCTCAGCGACGAAGAGGCCCTCATCGTCGCGCGGGGTGAACACGCCTACGTTCTGCTGAACCTGTTCCCGTACAACAGCGGGCACCTGCTGGTCTGCCCGTACCGGCACGTCTCGATGTACGACCAGGCGAGCGATGCCGAAGTGGCGGAGATCGCCTCGCTCACCCAGACCGCGATGCGCGTCCTGGCTGCCGTGTCGCGCAACGATGGGTACAACATCGGCATGAACCAGGGCCGGGTAGCCGGGGCGGGAATCGCCGATCACCTGCACCAGCACATCGTGCCCCGCTGGGCCAATGACGCGAACTTCTTCCCGATCATCGCGAAGACGAAGGCGTTGCCGCAGCTCCTGGGGGAGGTTCGGGCATCCATTGCCGCTGCCTGGCCCACAGCGGGCTGA